From the Ruminiclostridium josui JCM 17888 genome, one window contains:
- a CDS encoding peptidylprolyl isomerase has protein sequence MENENAKVKKTSKGLIIGIIAAILVVAVIAVVVIFSMSSGDVGKVGDLSISKEEYMVLSKFNMSSFLQNAQTQDSTNFDWNQKYQGSTAKEQIKKATLDSIQEIKIQLIKAKEAGIKLEKADLDNIEAAINQRIQNAGGSRAEAEKQLKNDYGVSLNDYKEVYKELVLSQKYIESERNKIKVTDDEIKKQYDEHKADYDKVTVTHILVATQDLQTGAAFTEGKKKEAKEKAENLLKQIQEGADMQELAEKNSDDKAQDGTVNNKGVYTFGKGEMVSQFEEWAFANHKAGDTGIVETSYGYHVMRFEKREETKFDDVKDTIKSTILNNKFNEEFLTKKLDSWKKEFPLKKDEDALAKIDKTLYK, from the coding sequence TTGGAAAACGAAAACGCTAAAGTGAAAAAGACATCAAAAGGGCTGATTATAGGAATTATTGCGGCTATACTGGTAGTTGCAGTAATAGCTGTAGTCGTTATTTTTAGTATGTCTTCAGGAGATGTTGGAAAAGTAGGAGATTTGAGCATTTCAAAAGAGGAATACATGGTATTGTCAAAGTTCAATATGAGTTCATTCCTTCAGAACGCACAAACTCAAGATTCTACAAATTTTGATTGGAATCAGAAGTATCAAGGAAGTACAGCAAAAGAACAAATCAAGAAAGCTACACTCGATAGTATTCAGGAAATCAAAATTCAGCTAATCAAGGCAAAAGAAGCTGGTATCAAGCTTGAAAAAGCAGATTTGGATAATATTGAAGCAGCAATCAATCAAAGAATTCAAAATGCCGGCGGAAGCAGGGCAGAAGCCGAAAAGCAGTTAAAAAATGATTATGGTGTATCTCTGAATGATTACAAAGAAGTTTACAAAGAGCTTGTTTTGTCACAGAAATACATTGAAAGCGAAAGAAACAAAATCAAAGTAACTGACGATGAGATTAAGAAGCAATATGATGAGCATAAAGCTGACTATGATAAAGTAACCGTAACACATATACTTGTTGCAACACAGGATTTGCAAACAGGTGCAGCTTTTACTGAGGGTAAGAAGAAAGAAGCTAAGGAAAAGGCAGAAAACCTTTTGAAGCAAATCCAAGAAGGTGCTGACATGCAGGAACTTGCTGAGAAGAACTCCGATGATAAGGCTCAAGACGGTACTGTAAATAACAAAGGTGTTTATACCTTTGGTAAGGGTGAAATGGTGTCACAATTTGAAGAATGGGCATTTGCAAACCACAAGGCAGGAGATACCGGTATTGTTGAAACTTCATACGGATATCATGTTATGAGATTTGAAAAAAGAGAAGAAACCAAGTTTGATGATGTTAAAGACACTATAAAGTCAACAATCCTGAATAACAAATTTAACGAAGAATTCCTAACAAAGAAATTAGACAGCTGGAAGAAAGAGTTCCCGCTTAAGAAAGATGAAGATGCTTTAGCAAAAATTGATAAAACCCTATACAAATAA